The stretch of DNA aaaaaacaaaagttgggCAATCGCTAACTTAGTTTCTTAGATTCTGTTTTGGAAAATGGATTCCTAGTGTTTCTCTGTGAACAGAGAGATCAGTCTTCACATCCTTAGGTCCTAATTCATTATTTGTTTAAGGATGTGTGAGTACAGCTGGAAGCAGAAGACCCCGAGTAGCCTATGCTCAGCGCAGAGATGCAAGCCAAGTATTTGCCAACATCACAACTGACTGTTCAGAAATTATTCAAGTATGGGAAACTGCAATAAAAATCTCTTACCAGCCTGGGCTGCAGACTGCATGGTGGGCATCAACCCTCCAGGTGGAAGGATTCCACTCAAATTAAGGCCTGGCCCCAGCATGGGGTTGGAGCCACTCATCAAAGTCTGAGGACTactacaacaaaaacagcacaaaatcGTCACGAAAAGTGAAAGCGACGTGGCCCCGAAAGAGTAACGTCGGAGaggctgtttattttcttaccAGACAGAGCTGACCACATTGATGAAATTGAGCCCTGCTGGGTTGGCCATGACCTGCGACGAGGTGGTTCCTGTGGTGATGGATGTACCCATGGTGGGGAGGGGAATGGTCATGACGGGCAGGGGCTGGCTCAGAGCCAGTTGCTGCTGGGCGAAAGACGTGAGCAGGGCAGGCTGAGACTGATTTTGAACCATGGGAGGGTCGGAGGGGGTCGGGGTCACCGACAGGGGAGTGGAGAGGCTGTCGGTGGGATGCGGGGTCGAGCACGGCGTGTTAGTGGGCGTGGGAGTCGATGGCTTGGGAGTCCCAGATCCTTAACGGGGGGGGGGAGGAgtggtcaaaacaaaaaaaaagacaacaagaaTATTAAAGACGGGTACTTTTCAGTActctttcattgtgtttgttttttttgacacaggCACTGGCATCTCAGATACATGGAAACTAATCTTCCAGAACAACGTCTGAAAAGTTCAATTTAAGCAATTTGTCATGTCTCCCGTCTGAATGACAGCTGGTTTCAGTATGAATGCGTATTACTACTGAGAGAAGTGCTTGTGGTGATCCAATACTCCATCTCTTTGTCCAAATGCCCGTGTAGTTTTATTCCTTTCTCCATAGCTGTCAAGATTTATCAAAATATGCGGAGAAACTTGGAAGCTGCGAGACAAGCTGACGTAAGAAATTCCAGCACGGCTCATTTTCGCTCAATGAAAGAAAGCAACACAACGGTTAGTCAGACGGTCGCCGTACTCACTCTGAGTGGAGCccatgggagagagagaggcaggcgACAGCAGGCCCACCTGGCCCAGCTCCATGGAGTGCTTCCTGTTCAGAGACTGGCTTTTTGCTGGAGGGGGCGTAGGACACTTAAGTAGACCACTGGTGGTTTGTGAACTATATGGATTACCTGAAAGAAAAATTAGCTCATGTATTTATATCACCATGACTGATCCATGGTTTAATCATTTCCCTGCAACCTGAACTCAGTATTATAAAGCAATCTGGATGCAAGCCATGAATGAGGAAGCAGCCACTTGAGACATGTTTGTGCTCTCAGGGATGACCAAATTGGTGCTGTCCGTAAATGATCTCACCCTTTGTCCACTAATTCAATTAAAGGCTGTGGACTTTTGTTCAATTTGAATAGACATCCTAGGGTGATCAAAGACAGCAGCAGTGGGTAAACTCATTCTTCCTGCGTTTGCTCTCTGCCACACCCTGAAATCATTCTGCACAGCCTACCACATGATTATACTTATTGGTCACTAGTAGCAGAAGTACCTGAGGAGCTGCTGCCGGATCCTGAAGGCAGTTTGATGGGAGGGGGTCGGTGCTTTACCCCTTTTCCTAACACAGACGTCTGGACCAGGGGGGAAATACCATCACCCTTGGAAAGGCATTTGAAACAGTTCGTTAGCCACAGCGCATCACAGCATTGGTATTCGTTTCCCCACGCAAATGAAATGTACAAACCACAAGAGCACAATCTGAATCGGTTGCACATACCTCATCTTTGCTGGGGGACAGAGGCCCCTGTCCCACGTTGCCTGAGTTATGGGACATCTTGACCTGACACTTCACATCTCTCTCATACACTCCTTTGTACTGAGTAAGAAACCTATCAAACagacaatttgtttttatcatgCTGTGCAACAGTGTCCCCCTAACAACTGCGTAATTAACAAACAATGTGACTCACCGATCTGCATCTATCTTTGACCCTATGAGGAAACTGCAAATGAGAAAAAGGAGATTGAGTTATCTCAGAGAGGTATTTCATGTTGCATCGTATAAACTGGATTGGTCTTGAGTGTGCTTACGGGGGATGAATGAGCTTTAGGTTTGTGCTGTCTTCCTCTGCTTTTGGTTCTTTAGCACAGTAGATCTTCCCGTACACTAGTGGATCTCCCATCGACTGGAAGATTGACACCTTGGTCCTCTGAGCTTGGCCTCCCACCTCACACTCAAATGTGTAATCATCTACAACTTCCTGCGTGAACATAAAACACAGGAGGCCTCTGGTGAAACGTTAGCCGTGCAAAGGTCTTAATATTAGCCTTAAAAATGGTACAAAACTAGAGGAAGTAACAGCAAAGTCCGGGCTTTATCGAACGGGTCGGCAAGTCACAACACGCACTTGGTTTCCATAAATATTTTTGACTTCATCTACCATTAAATGGGAAGTGAAAATAAAGCCAAGAGAAAATTGTATTACAAAAATCATTATCGTTTATTTTTGCAGCACTGACTAATGACCCTGCCTGTGCGTAATGCCACCTGTTTACCATTTGTCTCACTGACTGTCCAGAGCGAATAAAATACATTGGAAATATGTGAATAGAGGTCCAGTAGAatttgtggagaaaaacaatgtCCCTGACACAATCTGTCAGCAGTGCGGTCTTTTTATCCAGAATAGCAAAAACAGCAATGGATGTCAAATAAGCCCAATTTTGCTCAGTTTCCCCCGAGTAGCGATACAGATCTCGAACTCAAACCCCACCGTCTATTTCTGAGAGTAAAAACAGCCATCATTGATCTGCACCCTCAGAGAGCATAAATGCTGCCAAACTTACCTCAGCAGGCCAGATCACAGTGGGCTGAGAGTCCTCCAACTGCAGAGATTTCTCAACCACAGCATACTTTTCCACCTAGAGCAACaaccacacagacaaaatgttgtttttggagGGTGTACATTGTTGTCAGACTCGGAAATGCTGGTCGGGTTTTTAAGTGGCGTCCGCTTAAGTGTTTAAGTGACAGCGTTTAGCTACTTACATCAATTTCCTTCGGTACAGCTAGTTGGCAGTTGTTCTGCTTCCACATGTCAACACACTGTAAGTAATGatacaaacaaaaagataagaaaacagaaagtaagGAGCAACAGTACAGGAGTTAGTCGAATGAGTGAGAGCCAAA from Mugil cephalus isolate CIBA_MC_2020 chromosome 15, CIBA_Mcephalus_1.1, whole genome shotgun sequence encodes:
- the supt20 gene encoding transcription factor SPT20 homolog isoform X6, yielding MQQVLEYALDRAEYIVESARQRPAKRRISSSGRKSLYQKLYELYIEECEKEPELKNLRRNVNLLEKLVSQESVSCLVVNLYPGNEGYSLMLRGKNGSDSETIRLPYEERELLEYLDAEELPPILVDLLEKSQVNIFHCGCVIVEVRDYRQSGNTKMPTYQSRHILLRPTMQTLICDVHAMTSDHHKWTQDDKLQLESQLILATAEPLCLDPSISVTCTANRLLYNKQKMNTRSIKRCFKRHSRAALNRQQELSHLPIPPQLRLYDYLQRRKERKPAPVIDLKISKIGNCVDMWKQNNCQLAVPKEIDVEKYAVVEKSLQLEDSQPTVIWPAEEVVDDYTFECEVGGQAQRTKVSIFQSMGDPLVYGKIYCAKEPKAEEDSTNLKLIHPPFLIGSKIDADRFLTQYKGVYERDVKCQVKMSHNSGNVGQGPLSPSKDEGDGISPLVQTSVLGKGVKHRPPPIKLPSGSGSSSSGNPYSSQTTSGLLKCPTPPPAKSQSLNRKHSMELGQVGLLSPASLSPMGSTQRSGTPKPSTPTPTNTPCSTPHPTDSLSTPLSVTPTPSDPPMVQNQSQPALLTSFAQQQLALSQPLPVMTIPLPTMGTSITTGTTSSQVMANPAGLNFINVVSSVCSPQTLMSGSNPMLGPGLNLSGILPPGGLMPTMQSAAQAGSPFGLNNSAGLRPLNLLQSDQGSDQSLGNQQTAVINLGVGGFMSSQAAVAILAAPNAAAANGYGSSSSTGGSATATYRQPTKK